From a single Armatimonadota bacterium genomic region:
- a CDS encoding dihydrolipoamide acetyltransferase family protein, translated as MPVEIKLPQLGESTFEGTIGRWLKQPGDRVERFEPLVEIITDKVNVEMPSPYGGILKEILVPEGETREVGTPIALMEVEAAEPVAAGEPVGAGAAGPVPSAPPAGAPPPRQAGARLSPLVRRLAEEHGIPLAEVEQLRGSGAGGRVTKEDLLRYVAQRETAPAVVSPATPPAAAPSPAGPPVAPAPAVPTPAAAPGDRLLKLSPLRRTIAQRMAQSKREIPHAYGVIEVDMTGVVDWREKYKDEWRQRHGVALTYTAFFVRAAAEALRAFPVVNSTWTEEGVLLRGRVNIGVGVALEDGLIVPVIKDADQKSLLGIARDLEDLSRRAREGKLTLEDVEGGTFTITNPGIFGSIWSMPIILPGQAAILATDAIVRRPVVVGGRGDGRGEAAPWGEAIAIRSIMHLGLSFDHRVFDGAVADRFLNHIKARLEGFRGGQAAVTDL; from the coding sequence ATGCCCGTTGAGATAAAGCTGCCCCAGCTAGGCGAGTCCACATTCGAGGGGACCATCGGCCGCTGGCTGAAGCAGCCCGGCGACCGGGTGGAGCGGTTTGAGCCTCTGGTCGAGATCATCACGGACAAGGTCAACGTGGAGATGCCCTCGCCCTATGGCGGCATCCTGAAAGAGATCCTGGTGCCTGAGGGTGAGACCAGGGAGGTGGGAACGCCCATCGCCCTGATGGAAGTCGAAGCGGCCGAGCCCGTGGCGGCGGGGGAACCCGTGGGGGCGGGGGCTGCGGGGCCCGTCCCCTCTGCGCCCCCGGCGGGTGCGCCGCCCCCGCGGCAGGCCGGTGCCAGGCTCTCCCCGCTGGTCCGCCGCCTGGCGGAAGAACACGGGATTCCCCTGGCCGAGGTGGAGCAGCTCCGCGGCAGCGGGGCGGGCGGGCGGGTCACCAAGGAGGACCTGCTCAGGTACGTGGCCCAGCGGGAGACTGCGCCGGCGGTGGTCTCCCCCGCCACGCCGCCGGCTGCCGCCCCTTCACCCGCAGGGCCGCCGGTGGCCCCCGCGCCGGCCGTCCCCACCCCCGCGGCTGCTCCCGGCGACCGGCTGCTCAAGCTCTCCCCGCTGCGACGCACCATTGCCCAGCGCATGGCCCAGTCCAAGCGGGAGATCCCGCATGCCTACGGCGTGATCGAGGTGGATATGACCGGGGTCGTGGACTGGCGGGAGAAGTACAAGGACGAGTGGCGGCAGCGTCACGGGGTGGCCCTCACCTACACCGCCTTCTTCGTGCGGGCCGCGGCGGAGGCGCTGCGCGCCTTCCCCGTGGTCAACTCCACCTGGACCGAGGAGGGCGTCCTGCTGCGGGGCCGGGTAAATATCGGCGTCGGGGTGGCCCTGGAGGACGGCCTGATCGTTCCGGTGATCAAGGACGCCGATCAGAAGTCGCTCCTGGGCATAGCCCGGGATCTGGAGGACCTCAGCCGCAGGGCCCGCGAGGGTAAGCTGACCCTGGAGGACGTGGAGGGCGGGACGTTCACCATCACCAATCCCGGCATCTTCGGCTCGATCTGGTCGATGCCCATCATCCTCCCCGGCCAGGCGGCCATCCTGGCCACCGATGCCATTGTCAGGCGGCCGGTGGTGGTCGGGGGTCGCGGCGACGGGCGGGGCGAAGCGGCACCCTGGGGTGAGGCCATCGCCATCCGCTCCATCATGCACCTGGGGCTCTCCTTCGACCACCGTGTCTTTGACGGCGCGGTGGCCGACCGGTTCCTAAACCACATCAAGGCCCGGCTGGAAGGCTTCCGGGGCGGCCAGGCCGCGGTCACGGACCTGTAA
- a CDS encoding NADH-quinone oxidoreductase subunit B family protein yields the protein MIDVLPGGSVILSSVEQVLNWGRASSLWALGFGLACCAIEMMAAAAGRFDMDRIGTFFRGTPRQADLIIVSGRCTIKMAPIVRRLYEQIPEPKYVISMGSCATCGGPFFYDNYSILKGIDTIIPVDVYVPGCPPRPEALYEGILKLQEKIKKEPFLRRRAGVAAS from the coding sequence ATGATCGACGTCCTCCCCGGGGGCAGCGTCATCCTCTCCTCAGTGGAACAGGTCCTGAACTGGGGGCGGGCCAGCAGCCTCTGGGCCCTGGGGTTCGGCCTGGCCTGCTGCGCCATCGAGATGATGGCGGCGGCCGCCGGCCGGTTCGACATGGATCGCATCGGCACCTTCTTCCGCGGCACCCCGCGCCAGGCGGACCTGATCATCGTCTCCGGCCGCTGCACCATCAAGATGGCTCCCATCGTCCGCCGCCTCTACGAGCAGATTCCTGAGCCCAAGTACGTGATCTCCATGGGGTCGTGCGCCACCTGCGGCGGACCCTTCTTCTATGACAACTATTCCATCCTCAAGGGCATCGACACCATCATCCCGGTGGATGTCTACGTGCCGGGATGCCCGCCGCGGCCAGAGGCCCTCTACGAGGGCATCCTGAAGCTCCAGGAGAAGATCAAGAAGGAGCCCTTCCTGCGGCGCCGCGCCGGCGTGGCGGCCTCCTGA
- a CDS encoding NADH-quinone oxidoreductase subunit D, with translation MALRTEELILNLGPQHPSTHGVLRMIVTLEGENIVEVAPDIGYLHSSVEKMMEYRTYLQSVSLADRGMDYLAALANEEALLRAVETLGGISVPERAQWLRVILLELQRISSHLVWLGTWGADLGATTMFLWCFREREKVLDLFERVTGGRLHHVYFRPGGVCDDIPDGWVEQALAFCDEFPGRIAEYEGLFTANPIFEVRTRGVGVLPRELAVNLGASGPVARASGIAFDVRKAFPYEKYAEVDFDIPVRQEGDCFARYQVRVEEMRQSTRIIRQAVAKLPPGEIRAPKIPVTLRLPRGEVYTRTESPRGDLGIYLVSDGEEHPYRVKIRAPAFNNLYALSEMMRGWKIADVIAILGSVDIVLSDVDR, from the coding sequence ATGGCGCTGCGCACCGAAGAGCTCATCCTCAACCTGGGGCCCCAGCACCCCAGCACGCACGGGGTGCTGCGGATGATCGTCACCCTGGAAGGCGAGAACATTGTGGAGGTGGCCCCGGACATCGGCTACCTCCACTCCTCCGTCGAGAAGATGATGGAGTACCGCACCTACCTGCAGTCCGTCTCCCTGGCCGACCGGGGGATGGATTACCTGGCGGCGCTGGCCAACGAGGAAGCGCTGCTGCGGGCGGTGGAGACCCTGGGTGGGATCAGCGTGCCGGAGCGGGCGCAGTGGCTGCGGGTCATCCTCCTGGAGCTGCAGCGCATCTCCAGCCACCTGGTCTGGCTGGGCACCTGGGGGGCTGACCTGGGGGCCACCACCATGTTCCTCTGGTGCTTCCGGGAGCGGGAGAAGGTCCTGGACCTCTTCGAACGGGTCACGGGCGGACGGCTGCACCACGTCTACTTCCGCCCCGGCGGCGTCTGCGACGACATTCCCGACGGCTGGGTGGAGCAGGCGCTGGCCTTCTGCGACGAGTTCCCCGGGCGTATTGCAGAGTACGAGGGGCTGTTCACCGCCAATCCCATCTTTGAGGTGCGCACCAGGGGGGTGGGGGTACTGCCGCGAGAGCTGGCCGTCAACCTGGGGGCGTCGGGGCCGGTAGCCCGGGCCTCCGGGATCGCCTTTGACGTACGCAAAGCCTTCCCCTACGAGAAGTACGCGGAGGTGGACTTCGACATCCCGGTGCGCCAGGAGGGGGACTGTTTCGCCCGCTACCAGGTGCGCGTGGAGGAGATGCGGCAGTCCACCCGCATCATCCGGCAGGCGGTGGCCAAGCTGCCACCCGGCGAGATCCGCGCGCCGAAGATCCCCGTCACCCTGCGCCTGCCCAGGGGCGAGGTCTACACGCGCACGGAATCCCCGCGGGGGGACCTGGGTATCTATCTGGTCAGCGACGGGGAGGAGCACCCCTACCGGGTGAAGATCCGTGCCCCGGCCTTCAACAACCTCTATGCGCTGTCAGAGATGATGCGCGGCTGGAAGATCGCCGACGTGATCGCCATCCTGGGCAGCGTGGACATTGTGCTTTCGGATGTGGACCGGTAA
- a CDS encoding NADH-quinone oxidoreductase subunit I — protein MAVSLGRVWQGAQALAEGLRLTFIALVRPKNTVKYPLEKNDISPRWHGLLALPVDPETGNDQCIICFQCERVCPSRCIHIEATGRGKERVLTRFDIEMDKCQYCGLCVEVCPTEAIVFVPHYEASTYNRANLLYSLEDLHRAAPKEPIARGVIRGRVL, from the coding sequence GTGGCCGTAAGCCTGGGACGGGTGTGGCAGGGGGCGCAGGCGCTGGCGGAGGGGCTGCGGCTCACCTTCATTGCCCTGGTCCGCCCCAAGAACACCGTCAAGTACCCGCTGGAGAAGAACGACATCTCTCCGCGCTGGCACGGGCTGCTGGCCCTGCCGGTGGACCCGGAGACCGGCAACGACCAGTGCATCATCTGCTTCCAGTGCGAGCGGGTCTGCCCCAGCCGCTGCATCCACATCGAGGCCACCGGACGGGGCAAGGAGCGAGTGCTCACCCGCTTCGACATCGAGATGGACAAGTGCCAGTACTGCGGGCTGTGCGTGGAGGTCTGCCCTACGGAGGCCATCGTCTTCGTGCCACACTACGAGGCCAGCACCTACAACCGGGCCAACCTCCTCTACAGTCTGGAGGACCTGCACCGGGCCGCGCCCAAGGAGCCCATCGCCCGCGGCGTGATCCGGGGGAGGGTGCTGTGA
- a CDS encoding ABC transporter substrate-binding protein, which produces MRTRSLLVAAVIVVVAAVVVVLVARTRAPAPAVIRIGLNAELTGGIPVVGASCKNGAELAVAEVNTAGGLDVGGRKYRVELLVEDNEDKAESAAAAAHKLNTAGVLLMIGPNASRNAIPAAEVAESAKLPMISPWSTAVKTTIDAATGQPKKFVFRAAFIDDFQGVVAAKFALQELKTTKPAVLYDVASEYNKGIAEVYKKTIEAAGVSVVAFETYTTGDKDFSSQLTKIRAAGADSLFLPNYYSEVPLQVQQARRLGFAGVIFGSDSWGNLELITLCGKDCEGLYFTTHYATDIATPKAQAFIKAYESKYGKTPDDVAALTYDSFGLAFQAIRAAGRLDRQAVRDALAGITQYEGVTGVMQFKGTGDPVKSAVIIQIREGKFRYHSTAQP; this is translated from the coding sequence ATGAGGACGCGGTCTCTGCTGGTCGCGGCTGTCATCGTGGTCGTGGCAGCCGTCGTCGTGGTGCTGGTTGCCCGCACACGGGCACCGGCGCCCGCGGTGATCCGCATCGGCCTGAACGCCGAGCTCACCGGAGGCATCCCGGTGGTGGGCGCCTCCTGCAAGAACGGCGCCGAGCTGGCCGTGGCGGAGGTGAACACCGCCGGCGGACTGGACGTGGGCGGCCGGAAGTACCGGGTGGAGCTGCTGGTGGAGGACAACGAGGACAAGGCCGAGTCCGCCGCCGCGGCAGCCCACAAGCTGAATACCGCCGGCGTGCTGCTCATGATCGGGCCCAACGCCAGCCGCAACGCCATCCCGGCTGCGGAGGTGGCCGAGTCGGCCAAACTGCCCATGATCAGCCCCTGGTCCACCGCGGTGAAGACCACCATCGACGCCGCCACCGGCCAGCCCAAGAAGTTCGTCTTCCGCGCCGCCTTCATAGACGACTTCCAGGGAGTGGTGGCGGCCAAGTTCGCCCTGCAGGAACTGAAGACCACCAAGCCCGCGGTGCTCTACGACGTGGCCTCCGAGTACAACAAAGGCATTGCCGAGGTGTACAAGAAGACCATCGAGGCTGCCGGCGTCTCCGTGGTCGCCTTCGAGACCTACACCACCGGCGACAAGGACTTCTCCTCTCAGCTCACCAAGATCCGCGCGGCGGGCGCTGACTCCCTCTTCCTGCCCAACTACTACAGCGAGGTACCCCTGCAGGTGCAGCAGGCGCGCCGCCTGGGTTTTGCCGGCGTCATCTTCGGCAGCGACTCCTGGGGCAACCTGGAGCTGATTACCCTGTGCGGCAAGGACTGCGAGGGCCTGTACTTCACCACCCACTACGCCACCGACATCGCCACGCCCAAGGCTCAGGCCTTCATCAAGGCCTACGAGAGCAAGTACGGCAAGACCCCCGACGACGTGGCGGCGCTGACCTACGACTCCTTCGGCCTGGCCTTCCAGGCCATCCGGGCCGCGGGGCGGCTGGACCGCCAGGCGGTGCGGGACGCGCTGGCCGGCATCACCCAGTACGAGGGGGTGACCGGCGTGATGCAGTTCAAGGGGACCGGGGATCCGGTGAAGAGCGCAGTGATCATCCAGATCAGGGAGGGTAAGTTCCGCTATCACTCCACCGCGCAGCCTTAA
- a CDS encoding alpha-ketoacid dehydrogenase subunit beta, with translation MPELRYVDALNQAHHEEMARDERVVVLGEDVGRKGGVFGVTMGLYEKFGEDRVIDSPLAESSIAGVAIGMAANGLLPIAEFQFADFIHPAFNQIVSEAARMRYRSNGSYGCPVVFRAPYGGSHGTALYHSQSVESFYAHVPGLKVVAPSTPYDAKGMLKSAVRDPDPVLFLEHKRAYRIVRGEVPEGDYTVPLGPAAVRREGSVLSVFAFGWMLHEALRAAEVVAAEGISAEVVDVRSLKPLDKNTILASVAKTSRALIVYEDNRFCGYGAEIAALIAEEAFDSLDAPVMRLAGPDVPGIPYSKPLEEWFYIDQARIAAAMRHLAAY, from the coding sequence ATGCCTGAGCTGCGCTACGTCGATGCCCTGAACCAGGCCCACCACGAGGAGATGGCTCGAGACGAGCGCGTGGTTGTCCTGGGGGAGGATGTAGGCCGTAAAGGCGGCGTCTTCGGTGTGACCATGGGGTTGTACGAGAAGTTCGGAGAAGATCGGGTCATCGACAGCCCCCTGGCCGAGTCCTCCATCGCCGGGGTGGCCATCGGCATGGCCGCCAACGGCCTGCTGCCCATCGCCGAGTTCCAGTTTGCCGACTTCATCCACCCGGCCTTCAACCAGATCGTCAGCGAAGCGGCGCGGATGCGCTACCGTTCCAACGGCAGCTACGGCTGCCCGGTGGTCTTCCGTGCTCCCTACGGTGGCTCCCACGGCACGGCCCTCTATCACTCCCAGTCCGTCGAGTCCTTCTACGCCCACGTCCCGGGGCTGAAGGTGGTGGCGCCGTCTACCCCCTACGACGCCAAGGGCATGCTCAAGAGCGCGGTGCGTGACCCCGACCCCGTACTTTTCCTGGAGCACAAGCGCGCCTACCGGATTGTCCGGGGGGAGGTCCCCGAGGGGGACTACACGGTGCCCCTCGGCCCCGCGGCGGTGCGCCGTGAGGGCAGCGTCCTGTCCGTCTTCGCCTTCGGCTGGATGCTGCACGAGGCGCTGCGGGCGGCGGAGGTGGTGGCGGCAGAGGGCATCAGCGCCGAGGTGGTGGACGTGCGCTCGCTCAAGCCGCTGGACAAGAACACCATCCTGGCCTCCGTGGCCAAGACCAGCCGCGCGCTGATCGTTTACGAGGACAACCGGTTCTGCGGCTACGGCGCGGAGATCGCCGCCCTGATCGCCGAGGAGGCTTTCGACAGCCTGGACGCTCCGGTTATGCGCCTGGCCGGGCCCGACGTGCCCGGCATTCCCTACAGCAAGCCGCTGGAGGAGTGGTTCTACATCGACCAGGCCCGCATCGCCGCAGCCATGCGCCATCTGGCGGCCTACTGA
- a CDS encoding molybdopterin-dependent oxidoreductase: MSRGARGALGGATAGVLAVSLMLRGTFTAGFPVVALALWERTLRLLPVEVFGFLIVRLKFLAKPLAFWGMLAGMVAAWALLGYVLGRAPWGQPSAGHGGAPEGGGSAARVAATRFLVAFLAAFVPLVGLTFTPGAEYMRGRLQGMGVLEPDPTSVAARILGALAVYAGLFALLVTGAVLWPPARRFGPAGGDSRTRRELLGRWLALALGTLTGASLWQWLAALRPSAAAPPGAPGRLGAISPTAQERAAAAGGPAVTAQSPFTRVRGLPPEVTPTDQFYVVSKNPPGLDPVLRADRWRLEVAVRPDRPLVMGLDELKAMPAVRRPHTLECISNEVGGDLIGNAYWRGVRLRDVVARAGGLPPTAIKLVFRCADGYTESLPVAEALHPDTLLVYEMNGEPLPPRHGFPLRLLVPGLFGMKNPKWITRIEAADFDFQGFWERSGWSDQAVVQTMSKFTIPSPLRAKAGEEVGLGGVAYAGARRIRAVEVSPDDGRAWLAAQVKAPLGPYTWVLWAVVWTPAAPGEYRVRVRARDGTGALQTAQPSPPLPEGATGHHIIRIRVGK; this comes from the coding sequence ATGAGCAGGGGCGCGCGCGGCGCGCTGGGCGGCGCCACCGCTGGAGTGCTGGCGGTGTCGCTGATGCTGCGGGGGACTTTTACTGCAGGGTTCCCGGTGGTCGCTCTGGCCCTGTGGGAGCGGACCCTGCGCCTGCTGCCAGTGGAGGTCTTCGGCTTCCTCATCGTCCGCCTCAAGTTCCTGGCCAAGCCGCTGGCCTTCTGGGGGATGCTCGCGGGGATGGTGGCCGCCTGGGCGCTTTTGGGATACGTTCTGGGACGGGCGCCGTGGGGGCAGCCGTCTGCAGGCCACGGCGGCGCACCGGAAGGCGGCGGCAGCGCGGCCCGGGTCGCTGCGACCAGGTTTCTGGTCGCATTTCTCGCCGCATTTGTGCCGCTCGTGGGGTTGACCTTCACCCCGGGCGCCGAGTACATGCGCGGCCGGCTGCAGGGCATGGGGGTGCTCGAGCCCGACCCCACCTCCGTTGCTGCCCGGATTCTGGGCGCGCTGGCCGTTTACGCGGGCCTGTTCGCCCTGTTGGTGACCGGGGCGGTCCTGTGGCCCCCCGCCCGCCGTTTTGGCCCCGCCGGCGGGGACAGCCGTACCCGCCGGGAGCTGCTGGGCCGCTGGCTGGCTCTGGCTCTGGGGACGCTGACGGGAGCGAGCCTGTGGCAGTGGCTGGCCGCGCTCAGACCATCCGCCGCAGCACCTCCCGGCGCGCCCGGACGTTTGGGCGCAATATCCCCCACCGCGCAGGAGCGGGCCGCCGCGGCCGGAGGGCCCGCCGTCACCGCTCAGAGTCCCTTTACCCGCGTGCGCGGGTTGCCACCGGAGGTCACACCCACCGACCAGTTCTATGTGGTGAGCAAGAACCCGCCGGGACTCGACCCTGTGCTGCGGGCCGATCGCTGGCGGCTGGAGGTCGCAGTGCGGCCGGACCGCCCGCTGGTGATGGGCCTGGACGAGCTCAAGGCCATGCCTGCGGTGCGCCGGCCGCACACCCTGGAGTGCATCAGCAACGAGGTCGGCGGCGACCTGATCGGCAACGCCTACTGGCGCGGAGTCCGGCTGCGTGACGTGGTGGCCAGGGCCGGAGGCCTGCCGCCCACTGCCATCAAGCTGGTCTTCCGTTGCGCCGACGGCTACACGGAATCGCTGCCGGTGGCCGAAGCGCTGCATCCCGACACCCTGCTCGTCTACGAGATGAACGGCGAGCCCCTGCCGCCCAGGCACGGCTTCCCGCTGCGGCTGCTGGTGCCGGGGTTGTTTGGGATGAAGAATCCCAAGTGGATCACCCGGATCGAGGCGGCCGATTTCGACTTCCAGGGGTTCTGGGAGCGCTCGGGGTGGAGCGACCAGGCGGTGGTGCAGACCATGTCCAAGTTCACCATCCCTTCCCCGCTGCGGGCGAAGGCCGGGGAGGAGGTGGGCCTGGGCGGGGTGGCCTACGCCGGCGCCCGGAGGATCCGGGCGGTGGAGGTCTCCCCGGACGACGGCAGGGCCTGGCTGGCAGCGCAGGTCAAGGCGCCGCTGGGGCCGTATACCTGGGTGCTGTGGGCGGTGGTGTGGACGCCGGCGGCACCGGGGGAGTACCGGGTGCGGGTGCGGGCGCGCGACGGCACCGGGGCCCTGCAGACGGCGCAGCCCTCGCCCCCGCTGCCGGAGGGGGCGACCGGTCACCATATCATCCGCATCCGTGTGGGGAAGTAG
- the lpdA gene encoding dihydrolipoyl dehydrogenase produces MPEPYDLVVIGAGPGGYVGAIRAAQLGLRTAVVERDKVGGTCLHYGCIPTKALLYVAGVLDELRRGRDLGIATGDLAVDLAAVHARKRRVVEKLYKGTQYLLRKNRVDVFHGEARFLSRTEVAVALADGSETALRGKHFMIATGSAPRSVPGIAIDNRRIIDSTAALDLKEVPRAIAILGAGPVGVEMASVFRAFGAEVTLVELLPTLLPLEDEEIGRQLQRSFERRGIQVHTESTAERVEYRGDGLAITLRKGDQTTTIAADYLLVAVGRAPVYRELAVEEAGVVIEQGAVQVDANLRTATPTIFGIGDVLGRPFRLAHVASEEAVFVAESIAGASPPSIDYQAIPRPTFSIPQVATMGLSEQQARESGREVRVGRFPFQANSKATIEDATEGLVKVVADARVGEILGIHMVGFGVTELLAEGVAVRSLEGTVYELGRAVHSHPTLAEALKEAALDALGRAIHI; encoded by the coding sequence ATGCCCGAACCCTATGACCTGGTGGTCATCGGCGCAGGACCGGGCGGCTACGTGGGGGCCATCCGCGCCGCGCAGCTTGGACTGCGCACGGCGGTGGTGGAGCGGGACAAGGTGGGCGGCACCTGCCTGCACTACGGCTGCATCCCCACCAAGGCGCTGCTCTACGTGGCCGGGGTCCTGGACGAGCTGCGCCGGGGCCGGGACCTGGGGATCGCCACCGGTGACCTGGCTGTGGACCTGGCCGCGGTGCACGCCAGGAAGCGGCGCGTGGTGGAGAAACTCTACAAGGGCACCCAGTACCTGCTGCGCAAGAACCGGGTCGACGTCTTCCACGGGGAGGCCCGCTTCCTGAGCAGGACCGAGGTGGCGGTGGCCCTGGCGGACGGGTCGGAGACCGCGCTGCGGGGGAAGCACTTCATGATCGCCACCGGTTCCGCGCCACGAAGCGTCCCGGGGATTGCCATTGACAACCGGCGCATCATCGACAGCACCGCGGCGCTGGACCTGAAGGAGGTGCCGCGGGCCATCGCCATCCTGGGTGCCGGGCCGGTAGGGGTGGAGATGGCCAGCGTCTTCCGCGCCTTCGGAGCCGAGGTGACGCTGGTGGAGCTGCTGCCGACGCTGCTGCCTTTGGAGGACGAGGAGATCGGCCGGCAGCTGCAGCGGTCTTTCGAGCGGCGCGGGATCCAGGTGCACACGGAGTCGACGGCGGAGCGCGTCGAGTACCGCGGCGACGGGTTGGCCATCACCCTGCGCAAAGGCGACCAGACCACCACCATCGCCGCGGACTACCTGCTGGTGGCGGTGGGGCGGGCTCCGGTCTATCGGGAGCTGGCTGTGGAGGAGGCGGGGGTGGTGATCGAGCAGGGGGCGGTGCAGGTGGACGCGAACCTGCGCACGGCCACCCCGACCATCTTCGGCATCGGGGACGTCCTGGGGCGACCCTTCCGCCTGGCGCACGTGGCCTCCGAGGAGGCGGTGTTTGTGGCCGAGTCCATCGCCGGAGCCTCGCCTCCGTCCATCGACTACCAGGCCATCCCCCGGCCGACGTTCTCCATCCCCCAGGTGGCCACCATGGGGCTGAGCGAGCAGCAGGCCAGGGAGAGCGGCCGCGAGGTGAGGGTGGGGCGCTTCCCCTTCCAGGCCAACTCCAAGGCTACCATCGAGGACGCCACCGAGGGGCTGGTGAAGGTGGTGGCCGACGCCCGGGTGGGGGAGATTCTGGGCATACACATGGTCGGGTTCGGCGTCACGGAGCTGCTGGCGGAGGGCGTCGCGGTCAGATCCCTGGAGGGGACCGTCTATGAGCTGGGGCGCGCCGTGCACTCGCACCCCACCCTGGCCGAGGCGCTGAAGGAAGCGGCCCTGGACGCGCTGGGCCGGGCCATTCACATCTGA
- a CDS encoding NADH-quinone oxidoreductase subunit C — protein MSWELVERLRRRFPQVEPFPRREEAKAPVYLTPGAWVPADQLLEICRFVAADPEFAMDYLSFVTGVDYPEEQRIDVVYHLFSFRHQHELVLKVRTPRDDPRVPSVTGIWQGADWHEREAYDLLGITFEGHPNLRRIMMTEDWVGHPLRKDYVFEDPEWLRALAAQRQREIEGLGLGERA, from the coding sequence GTGAGCTGGGAGCTGGTGGAGCGCCTGCGCCGGCGGTTCCCCCAGGTGGAGCCGTTTCCCCGGCGGGAGGAGGCGAAGGCCCCGGTCTACCTCACCCCCGGGGCCTGGGTGCCTGCGGACCAGCTACTGGAGATCTGCCGCTTCGTGGCCGCCGATCCGGAATTCGCCATGGACTACCTGTCGTTTGTCACAGGGGTGGACTACCCGGAAGAGCAACGCATCGATGTCGTCTACCACCTCTTCTCCTTCCGCCACCAGCACGAGCTAGTGCTCAAGGTGCGTACGCCGCGCGACGATCCCCGGGTGCCCAGCGTCACCGGCATCTGGCAGGGCGCAGACTGGCATGAGCGAGAAGCCTACGACCTCCTGGGCATCACCTTCGAGGGGCACCCCAACCTCCGGCGCATCATGATGACCGAGGACTGGGTGGGGCACCCTCTGCGCAAGGATTACGTCTTCGAGGACCCGGAATGGCTCCGGGCGCTGGCAGCGCAGCGGCAGCGGGAGATCGAGGGGCTCGGGCTGGGAGAACGCGCGTAG
- a CDS encoding thiamine pyrophosphate-dependent dehydrogenase E1 component subunit alpha, with product MVLHETRTAARHAALGLSDQDVLDMYYYIALARALDDRMWVLQRAGKAMFVISGPGHEGCQVGAMWAMDRQRDWFVPFYRSVAACLVKGMTPREMLLGLFARATDPSSGGRQMPGHYSHPRLKILSTSSPVGTQYPHAVGIAYAAKLRRTGEITMVAIGDGGTSQGDWHESLNWAGIYRLPVIFVVENNFYAISVPLRKQVAGENIAARAAGYGMPGVVADGSDVLECYRVAKEAHERARRGDGPTLIEYRVQRLGSHSSDDQQERYRPREEIEAARQRDPLLTFRAYLESVGLLTEERYQALMARIKREIDEATDAAEAEPLPDPATAEQHLFATQRDPAFYDPDGQIPGPHPPHPWLSPAGKWGG from the coding sequence ATGGTGTTGCACGAGACCAGGACTGCAGCCCGCCACGCAGCCCTGGGTCTGAGCGACCAGGACGTGCTGGACATGTACTACTACATCGCTCTGGCCCGGGCGCTGGACGACCGCATGTGGGTCCTGCAGCGGGCAGGCAAGGCCATGTTCGTCATCTCCGGGCCCGGGCACGAGGGCTGCCAGGTGGGAGCCATGTGGGCAATGGACCGGCAGCGTGACTGGTTCGTGCCCTTCTACCGGTCGGTGGCCGCCTGCCTGGTCAAGGGGATGACGCCCAGGGAGATGCTGCTGGGGCTGTTTGCCCGCGCCACCGACCCCAGCAGCGGCGGCCGCCAGATGCCCGGCCACTACAGCCACCCCCGCCTGAAGATCCTCTCCACCAGCAGCCCCGTGGGCACCCAGTACCCTCATGCTGTGGGCATCGCCTACGCGGCGAAGCTGCGCAGGACCGGCGAGATCACCATGGTGGCCATCGGTGACGGCGGTACCAGCCAGGGCGACTGGCACGAATCGTTGAACTGGGCGGGGATCTACAGGCTGCCGGTGATCTTCGTGGTGGAGAACAACTTCTATGCGATCTCCGTCCCGCTACGCAAGCAGGTAGCCGGGGAGAACATCGCCGCCCGTGCTGCCGGGTACGGAATGCCGGGTGTGGTGGCCGACGGCAGTGATGTGCTGGAGTGCTACCGCGTGGCCAAGGAGGCCCACGAGCGGGCCAGGCGCGGGGACGGCCCCACGCTCATCGAGTACCGCGTTCAGCGGCTGGGGTCGCACTCCAGCGACGACCAGCAGGAACGCTACCGCCCCAGGGAGGAGATCGAGGCTGCTCGCCAGCGCGATCCCCTGTTGACCTTCCGGGCCTATCTGGAGAGCGTCGGCCTGCTCACCGAAGAGCGCTATCAGGCTCTGATGGCCCGGATCAAGCGGGAGATCGACGAGGCCACCGACGCCGCCGAGGCCGAGCCGCTCCCCGATCCCGCCACTGCCGAGCAGCACCTGTTCGCCACGCAGCGGGACCCCGCGTTCTACGATCCCGACGGCCAGATCCCCGGGCCACACCCGCCGCATCCCTGGCTGTCTCCCGCCGGCAAGTGGGGGGGGTGA